In Mustela lutreola isolate mMusLut2 chromosome 4, mMusLut2.pri, whole genome shotgun sequence, the genomic stretch tgtgtgtgtgtgtgtgtgtgtgtgtgtgtagtaaataaaatcttaaaaaaaataataagacctgagccaaaaccaagagttggacacttaaccaactgagccccccaggtgccctttaatATCTAATTTCCACAAAAATCAGACTCTAACCTCTTCTCTTTCCACCTCCAAAGATAACCCTTTCCATTTTATCCTTTGTAAGCATCTATGCACACATGAAAACACCAGTGCATACACAAGACATAAACACCAGCATAACCATGTAACATGTGTGACAGTGAGGGACAGGACATTTGAGTGTGTAAATACACCACCCCCAAAAGTGTTTTCTCTCAATTCCAAAGCTCCCTTGGGAAGTGAATTTATTCTCACACTCAGCCCAGAAGGAGCATGTTTGTGGACTTGGTTGAGGCGGTCAGTTTCACATCCAAAGTACAGGTTCTTGGCACTGGACCCTTacgttgtttttgcttttcttctctgtagGTTAACCCAGTCGTGGAAGATTGTCATAAGTGCAGTGTCTATACTGACTCTTCTTCTTATAGGTAAGGTCCTCAAAGCCATGTCGCAGGACGTttctgtgtggggagggggatcTCCATGGGATGAAATTCCTGAGCAAACTCAGAAAGTCAAAAATGTCACAGGGAGATGGCAAGAAAGACTCACTTGTCCCCAGGGGGCTGGAGAAATGGCTCAACGTGCCGTTTGCAGGCCTCTGACTGCCCTCATCCCACATCGCACCCCCAGCACATGGTAAATTGCTCTAATATATTAATGACTTGAAGCACAGAGTGCCCAGCAAAATCAAGGCTCCAACTTGGGgcgctcagtccgttaagcatccgactcttggctttggctcaggtcatgatctcagggccatgggatggtgctccacattgggctctgtgctcatggagagcctgcttctcccctccctctcccctctccctgcatgcatacacacatgctctctctcaataaataaataaaacttaaaaaaaaaaaaagaagattctgtcTGTTATGTCCATTCTTTGGACTTCCCCAGGGATGGTTTTgatccatttgtttttctttaaatgggtcatatttgcttgtttctttgtgtgtcttATAATTTTGTGTTGGAAATGGggcatttcaatattttaatatggTAACTCAGGAAATCaggttttttcccctttctcaggGATCGCTGTTCCTCCTTGTTGAGGGCTGTAGTCATTTTTTACTGATGATCACTGTTTACTCTCTAAGTGGTCTGCTATGGACCAGACAGATTTCCTGGAGtcatcgagagagagagagaatgagaactcTCCGAGTCTTGATTCTGCCTTAACCTTCACCCCTGGCTCACACAGACCCCGAAGAGCCACCTGAGACCAAGCCCGGGatcttctctgtgatctcttctgaGCATGCACCCAGCTCCTGCCATGCATGATGCACCCCCCTTTCCCTTCCAAGCCCTGTTCCCACAAAGGACTTCTTCTGACTTCTCCTTCCCATGCTGTGGGGCAGTCTGCCACTTGCCCTGTTTACTATTCCTTGCCCAGGTCAGGAAGGCCAATATATgtccttaaatcttttttttaagggctttatttacttatttgacacacacagagagagagagagcagagcaaggagcagagggagaggagaagcagacttctgctgagctctatcccagggaccctgagatcatgacctgagccaaaggcagctgcttaacccacggaaccacccaggcacccctgtccttaAATCTTTCAACAGATATCACAGCCTCCCAGAAAACCCTTCTAGCCCAAAGGAGTGGGAACACCGGGCAGGTCAAAACTCCCAGGTCCTGTAGATTAAGAACAAGTCTGCATTAGACCCCTGGAGCCAGCAAGTTACACCAACACTGTGCACTCCCATCCCCCCATGCTCCCCATGGTGGGATTGTGGAGGGATGGCAAGCAGGGAGCAGGAATATCACAATCTTAACAACAATAATCTGCTCTTTCCTTCAGTCCTTCAGTCCTCTGGTTGCTGTAAGGTTGGGATTAGATTTAAGAGTCCAATGAAGGTAGATCCTACTGGTCTTTGCCAGCATATGAACATTTCAACGGAGAACTGATTTTGTTAAGCACCCAATATTGCCATTTTCCATCTTGTCGTCCAATGGTCTGATATCCTTCTAAAGAGGATATGTATCCTTCGTGCTTAGAGAAATTCTTACCAGTGCGTGTAGCACGTCAGGGCAGGCGGCTGGCTTCATCAGTGGAGCTCGCAACTCTTGCTCTCGgtgttgtgagttcgagcccacactgggtgtagagatgacttaaaagtCTTTAGAAGAAATACGAGTAGGAAATCACAGATGTTTGCAGACAGAATCTCTCATCAGAGTTGGCCTTTTCTTTCACAGGACTTGGCAATCACATGTGGCTTCAAGAAACAGAGTTTCCTCACAAATCCAGACAATTTTACGCTCTAATTGCAGAATACGGTTCGAGGCTTTATAATTACCAGGTGGCTTTTGTTAAACCGTTTTGTATGTCACTTGTTTAAGATTTAATATGCTCCAACTTGTAGTGTGTTACCTTCGTTTTGCATGTGAATGTCTGACAGAAATAGTTCAGGGACCAGAGTCCTGTTAAGTGGATTTATGATGAAGTGACAATTTGACCTACAAACTCTCTCCAGCCTCTGATCCCGGCAGGCTCCTGCCATAGACTGAACGTTTGGGAAACTTTcgtcttctctgtttctttctttcttttgcagtgAGGAGGTCTGTCCTCTCCCCGGCTCATGCTTGTACTTAGCACATCACCTGTTTGATTTCCTAGCCTCACAGCTGGGGGGGAAtttgctttgggatgaattttATCTGGGATCTTAACCCATATGGACTTCGGTGCTATTTAGCCGAGGCCCTGGACTTTAGAGTTTTCAGTTCGTGCTGGAATGAGCCAAGACTTCGGAGGCTATTGGGATAGAATGAGTGCATTTTGCAGAGGACCTTAGTTTGGGGGGCTAGGGTCAGAATGCCACAGACTGAGTGTTGGTGTCCTCGCAGTGGAAATCGTTCCCGGGGTGTGGAGGAGGGGTTTTGGGAAGTGATGAGGTCACGGGATGGAACCTCGTGCCTGGGATGAGTGGAGTCCCCTTCTAGAAGAAACCATATTTTTTGCTTAGGATAAACTCCTACAAGAAAGATTAACAATCCCCAGATTTTAGGTGACCTTTGTATATTGAACCTTAATAAGTTAATCCTGCTTTTCAAGAAGTTAGCTGTGCCTCCTCCACCTCactgtgggtgggggggatggggcaaTCACCCCACATCCAAAGCACATTAAATACACATTTCAGTTTCTCCTCAAAATGAGGATTTCACAAGAGTATTACTAAATCCTACTTAATAAATCCACTTACAGGTTAGGAAGCTGCTTAGGACAATTAGAGAGATTACTCATATGCCTGGGGCTTGAGTTCAAACCTGGGTTGTGCCAAGTTGTGCCGAGACTGGGCCTGCCCATCTGAACTACTCTGGCCACTGCTGGGGACGCGGGTTTACACACCCGCGCCACACGGCCCCACCCCCCATATGGTCACTGTCAAGAGCATTGGGCCAGTGACTGCAAAGTAGCTGCTCCAAACACTCAGTTGGTTGACATCGAGCCCCTCTAGGAAGCAGCGAGCTTGATTACTAACCCGGAACACAGTCGGCAACTAGTACACCTTCAACCATCCTCTTGCGGGGTGTGTACAGGGACACAGGGCAAGACACAGGACAAGGACACAGGACAAGGACGTCTACCAGGAGTTttgttaagggaaaaaagaagtcaCAACTGCGCACAGTGCATGTGAACATGGGCATCGGTTGGTCCCGGTGCACCTTCCTGGAGCCACGTTGCAGGGCATGAAACCCCGGACCTCATCCACGTTGCCTGAAAAAGCAGAGCACAGTGTGCCCACTTGGGCTCAAAGCCTGTGCTCGAAACTTGGGACCAGCCCAAGAAGATTAGCCCCTGAGAGCTCTTGGGGAGGACACCGCCTGCAGGGAGGGACTCTAGAAAGTTCTCAGGAGACCCCGTGCCGGTGGCGTCAACAGGCGTGGTGCGATGCAGCTTCTCCTACACCTTTGATTTTTGGCTTTTTTGGCACTGTGCGTGGTGTGAGTTTTGGTCACCCCCGCTTCCCATGTCAACCCCCACTTCCGTGGCTCTGGTGCTGGAACCCAGCATGGGGTCCACAGCTGACAGCTCCCGGCAGGGAAGACTCCCGACCTGCAGGGCAATCTCACCTCCCaatcccctttctcttctcccttttatttCCTCGCCGGTGTATTGTCCTAGGTCTTTTCGTGCTATCTTTGTTCCAATGGTGGAAGACCCCTGAAACCCATTCGGGAGAAgccagaagaaaatataatttttttacatCCTGAGATTTTTAGGGATGCCGGGGTGGctgtcggtgaagcgtctgccttcagctcaggtcatgacctcagggtcctgggattgagccccatgttgggctccctactcagaggggagcctgcttgagattctcttcctctctactCCCGCAACTCACACACACCCActgtctctcttttaaaaaaaaaaaaaaaagaaagaaaagaaaaaagcccagcAGTGTCACTTCACTGCACACCACACTGTGCTCCTTAAGGCCCAAGGTCCTCAGGCAAGCACAGAGCTAATTTCCGCGGGACAAACAGGGAGGAGAGCAGGTCTTTGAAACAGAAGGGCAGACTGGTCAGCAGAGGAGGACAGCAAACTGTTTCTCAGGCAGCACTTGGATGGTCACTGGTTTGGAAGGGGACCCCCCAAAGCTAGCCAGGTCCCTGCCTGAGAACCCACGTCACCTTGATGTGGAAAGAGAGTCTCATCAGATGCAATGAGGGGTCCTGAGAGGAGATCGTCCTGCATGTCCCAGGTGGGCCCCAGAGCCAGTGACAGGGGTCCCTGAAGGGCCCAGAGAGAAAGGCCTGGAGGCCAGGCACAGGCAGCCCCTCGCGGGGAGCCAGGAGCCACCAGACGCCAGAAGAAACAGGAGGCACAAGgtccctctctcccagcttcaGAGGAAAGCACAGCCTCCGAGACCAAGGGGGTACCTTTCTCCCGTTGTAGACATTTGTGGGAGAGCCTGGAGACCACGTGGCCGAGGACCTGGGGACGCAGAGGAGCTGGCGCCCAGGCAGAGAGGCCGCGTGGGCTGCAGCCCGAATCCAGGCCTGCCGTCCCGGTCCCTGTTAAGCCCCTCTGCACTGACACCTCCACCCTCAGCAGCAGCCTCATCCCCTGCTCATTCTGGGCCTGGTCGGGGCACCACCCCTGCCCACGGAGATGGTCAAGGTCAGACACCTGTCAGCCTAGGTCAGTGTCTGCTCTTCTGCTAATGGAATCCCGCCATAGATGCATCAGTTAAGCAGAAAGAGGATGGTCCTCCGTATTTACAAGGACAGCCTAAGGCCTCAGCAAGGCCCTctggcctctccctccctcttcctcatcccctctgtcccctcccccacaatcCCCCTATCATCTCCCCCccactctcccttctcctcctggctctgtcccttccctccctctctcccacctaAACCCCCACCACCTCTGTGTCTCAGGGGCACTGAGCACTTGCACTACCTCGAGAAGCAGCCCCTCTTATGCTCCAGCTGTCAGTTTCACCtttgggggtggctcagtccccaCAAACTAACCAGGACAAACGTACAGGTGTCTTAGAGGATGCTTGGCTTCCCCCGTCATGCATGTCTGTCAGGGAGCAAACGGGATTTCTTTCCCCTCTACAAATAAGAATGCTAACTCTGCTTGACAGGCAGGATGCGGGATGATTTGAGTCCCTTGGTTTCTTCCAGGCCAGACTCCGGATGCCCAAGGAGCAGCTAGAACTTCTAAAGTGAGTGACACTCTCTGATCTGTGGGGCGCTGCTGCTGGGACTCCAGCAACAGAATCCTTCTCTAAAAACCATAAAATGAAAACCACTCCCACTTCCTTAAGGAAATACACACTGCTTTCAAGGTTagttacaattaaaaaaatgaaaactgcctagagaagaaaaacaaaccaatggCTAAATACATTGGAAAATATCCGTGTAATGGGGAATTAGGGAGCCTTCAAACTAACTATAATATGACTAATGCatgtatttaatgatttaatatataataacatgtatCTAGTGCCTGGGAAGCAGAGCAGGACACCAGATCACAAACAGGATCTCTATTTTGTTACTCATTTTTCACATGGGATAAAAACTGTTACAAACACACTGAAATGCAACAGTGTTTATCTCCTGAGGATTTTTGTATTCACCAAACCTTGAACATGTACTGTTTTACAAATTGGGCAGCAGGGGGGAGTACTAGATGCATAGTGCGACCATTTTTCAACCTAAAGAAACACCTGCTGGCTTGACATCTTCTCATTGGGTCCACCAGTAATTTTCAACCTGTTCTGCAGTCAGCTGTCACCCTCCTGCTGTCAGCATGACAGATGACGGTCCCCATCTGTAATCTCCAGCCACACAGCCTGCAGCCACCCTCCTTCCTGAGCCTCATCCGTTAAGACCTCAGGGCTCAGGAAGAAACCCCTGCTCCATACCCCACTGGAAATATAGGGTGTTCCCCAATCCAAGCAAGAGAACAAGGTGGCCCTTAGAGATTTAGGCTTCATGCTGTGAAGTCATGCAGCCTCTGGTCAGGGTAGCAGAGCCCCCAGGGAAGGATGAGGGACGTGTAAGGTCAGAGGATCCCTACTTCCCTGCCTAGAACGCACCCCTAGAGTTGGGACACTGTCTGGAAGCTCCTTTCCCTGAATGTCCTTGCTTTTCAGGGAGAGTGAAAGGCGATGCTTTGGACAAGGGGGCTTTTCTGAgctccctatctctctgctccAGCATAAagccccttccctcttcctcctccactccTGAAGCCCAGGGCATGGCAGGAtgcccactcccctcccttcacATCGGGGGTCTCCTTTTACAGGAAGGAAAGCCAGACTTTGGAGAACAACTTCcgtgaaattctatttttaattgaacaAATAGATGTTCTGAAGGCATTGCTTAGAGATACGCAGGATGGTCTACACAGCCACAGCTGGAACGTGGATGGAGACTGGGACCAGGAGCCCCCGGAGGCCACGGACGAGGTAAGGTCGCCTGGAAGGGTTGCACCACACGGCTCTGGGAGCAGAAAACTCAGGTCCTGGcagctgtgtgtctgtgtcctcctGACCATTCTCCCCGACAGGAGCTTACCTTGACAAGGCTTGCCTGGGAACCCCTTCTCTATCACTGCAGTGTCACACAGATGACCATTGCTGTATGATGGATGTCCCCTCTCCCCCAAGTCAATAGCCAATTCCATCTTACTTTCCAGTAAAACAAACATTCAGAAATGCAGCCTGTAAATACTTACGGAGCAGAATAGTTTTATTCACGGAGCCGAAGCTAGTGCCCTTGACCTCATCAGCTCCCGATTAGGGAAGGTGATGCTGGAATTCAGTCAGCTTGGCTGCACTTGCCCGTCTCCCGcactcctcttcttctccccttccccccccttttttttttctaagacttttatttattcattcatttgtcagagagagagacacacacacacagtgagagagggaacacaagcagggggagtgggagaggaggaagcaggcctcccactgagcagggagcctgctggatcccaggaccccaggatcatgaccagagccgaaggcagacacttcatcgactgagcccctcaggcattCCGAACAAGCAGTGGTGAAGTCCATGTAAACGGCCTGATGCCCAACTACCTACAGAATGATCCAGTCGCGAATGAAGGGGGGACCCAGCAGGTGGCACACAGAACCCTGTGTGACTGCCTCGCTGCAGAGCATGACGGGAGGTTGTTAGGGATTCCGAAGGGGCCTTGTGTCCAACCTTGCTGGGACTTGGGTTGGGGGGTGTCTGACACATTGCAGCGGTCCGGAGATCGGCAATGCCGCAGCGCCGTGGAGGGCACTAGAAATCCTCCTTCAGCGACTGGCTCAGCGCAGCTCCCTCAATGTTCACCGTCGGTAATTTGCAGATTACGGCCTTCAGGGCCAGGTAACACAGTGAATGGTCAGAACTTGAGCAGTTGGGGGAGACTGTTAACGCAGAACTGTTTTTGATATTTGCACAGGAAATGTCAAACTTGGTCAACTATGTCCTTAAAAAGTTGAGAGAGGACCAAGTCCAGATGGCCGACTATGCCCTTAAATCAGCAGGTGAGTACAAACTGAAGAGTTCATGCTTCTAAACCGTCCAtggctctttattttattttctattttttaaagttttgtttttttttttttaagatttaatttttaagtcatctctacacccaatgggGGGCTTAAACTCGCAACCTAgacatcaagagttgcatgttcgactgactgagccggccagatggccctctttctatttatttatttatttagtattcagAAAACATACTtattgcggcacctgggtggctcagccagtaaagcgtctgccttcagctcagatcatgatcccagggtcctgagatcgagtctgacatcaggctccctgctcagtggggagcctgctggagattctctttctccctcttcctttttccctcccactcatgctgtctctctctctctcagataaataaacaaaatctaagtaAAAATGACATGGGGAAGTGAACCAgagaatcttcttttttctttctttctttctttctttctttctttctttctttctttctttctttcctttttaagtacTGGCATTCGGACACAcccttcttgtgctttctttcctcttctgtattGAATGCACGTGCGGCTTCCATCTCGAAAAATCCATGATGACGAAGGTAAATCCAGAGATTGTGTAGAACAAGGACGAGCAGGATACGTGATGGTTTCTCAATAAATGTGAGCATGAAACATGGGGCCATCTTCTGGCTGAGCCAAGATGGAGAGAGCCCCACCGCGTACACGCAGCTGAAAGATTTggacaaaatacaaaaagcagagatcgggacctgagccaaaaccaacagtcggCTGCTTCACTGCCCGAGACACTCAGGCGCCCTTGATAgtgttttttatgctttttttgttttgcttttaagtagGTTGGGCTGTTAAGAAGTGGGCGTCCGTGCATCTGTTTAGGTAGTAAACAGCCCACATCCTATTTGCACCCCTGAATCAGTTCTGGAATTCACTCCATGCCGGTTTCAGAAATGCTGTGAAACCACACGGAGCAAGAATGTTGTCCCGAAGTGATAAATCCTCTGCCGCAGGGAGAGCGGGACACTGTGCTCTCCCGGCCGAGGCCTCGAGTGTGAGTCTCACCTCATTTGCAGTTCACCTGGGAATGCTTGTCCAACAGTACTGTGAAAACAGAAGTGATGCGTTTTGAGACGtgtacttctttatttttcaaattcttttgtcTTTGCAGGGGCCTCTGTCATTGAAGCTGGGACGTCggaaagttacaaaaataataaagcgAAACTTTACTGGCATAGGATCGGGTTCTTAACTTATGAAATGCCCCCAGATATTATTCTCCAGGTAAAAGTGAGACTCAGAGGAATCCGTTTGTATCAGAGGATTCTGTTCCTATTTATCATGAAGATACTAACACTCAAAATCGAGACCATCTGAATTTATCACAGCACCTGAAACCCTcaccttgcattttattttattttattatttcattttgcggggaggggaagggagagacagagagagattgagaatcccaagcagactccatgctgaggacagagcccGACGGgatcaatctcacgaccctgagatcctgacctgagctgaaatcaagagtcagatgcttaaccagctgagccacccaggctcccctgtacTTGCATTTTAATAGTCATCAAACTATATAAATTATCTCTTATTTTATGAGCAGTAAACTACAATTGATGAATTattgattgtttttattattttaaaatcagtaagctagtttatttcttaaataggacATTTGTGTTCCATATCTCTTCCTGAAGCTGGGCCTGTGCCCTGccccttttcttttgaaaacttcaGTCTTTCAGCAAATATTAGTTCCAGATCCTCACCCCTAAGTGTCAGCACTGTGCCCCACTCTTTCCAGACCGACACATTCCTCCAAAGTCCAAGTGTAACAGGAGAGATTTTCAAATAAGATTTCCACCAACATGTGAGTGCAATTCAGAAGACTCTAAGTAGACACCAGCAGATGGTAGGGCTGCTCTTAACTACCGTCTACAAACCTGATGTCCTTTTCCAAGGGAGGAATACCTTCAGGAACAATCGTGCAGATCTCATTGCAGACTCTAGATCTAGAACATGGTACATTTTCTTCCTTACCACCACCATTGCTTTGACCACCACCACTGtcgtcaccaccaccaccaccatcatctccaccaccatcatgacaaccaccatcaccatcaccactatcatcaccaccaccatcaccaccatcatcatcaccaccatctccaccaccaccaccatcacaacCACCATCACCTTcactaccatcatcaccacctctatcaccaccatcacctcccccatcatcatcatcaccaccatcaccaccatcactgctACCAatacctccaccaccaccatcattaccaccaccatctccaccaccaccatcatcactatcatcaccTCCATCACTGTCTTTATCACCAGCACACCATCAACACTCATGCCAACCGGCTAAGTAGCAATATACAGTCTAAGTAGAATGATAAAAGAAGATGCATagtaaataaatcatataatCCTATAATAGATAATCCTATTAGGAAGGGCTTTGAGTGATAGAAGCGTAATGTGCTCTGGGAGAACAACCAAACCCCTGGGTACCTTGGCAGTTTTCCCATGTGGTATGTACCCCACTCAATGCTTTCGTATTACAGGCATAAGCAAGATCTGTGGTAATGGTGAACTCGGTGTTTTCTCTCCAGCCGGATGTCCACCCTGGGAAGTGCTGGGCCTTCCCGGGTTCCCAGGGCCACGTCCTAATCAAGCTTGCTGGGAGGATCATGCCAACTGCTATCACCATGGAGCACATCTCGGAGAAGGTGTCTCCATCAGGAAACATCTCCAGCGCACCCAAGGAGTTTTCCGTCCATGTGAGAGGGAGTTGGAATCACCTCAGAGTGGATTAGGCTAGGAGGGGGTTGGCTAGGAATCAGATGCTGGGCTGGCACCACCACTGGGCAGCTAACCATTTTTATCACTGCAAGAAATTTCCTTCTTTCCGGGA encodes the following:
- the SUN3 gene encoding SUN domain-containing protein 3 isoform X1; the encoded protein is MSGRPKPRRGARTLTGHSEEAGGSANPHIPLAEDGSPEASRYAAPGRDGRAPRSAASQTLTQSWKIVISAVSILTLLLIGLGNHMWLQETEFPHKSRQFYALIAEYGSRLYNYQARLRMPKEQLELLKKESQTLENNFREILFLIEQIDVLKALLRDTQDGLHSHSWNVDGDWDQEPPEATDEEMSNLVNYVLKKLREDQVQMADYALKSAGASVIEAGTSESYKNNKAKLYWHRIGFLTYEMPPDIILQPDVHPGKCWAFPGSQGHVLIKLAGRIMPTAITMEHISEKVSPSGNISSAPKEFSVHGISKQCDGEEIFLGQFIYDKTGSTVQTFELQRNVSESLLCVKLKILSNWGHPKYTCLYRFRVHGTPGE
- the SUN3 gene encoding SUN domain-containing protein 3 isoform X2, with amino-acid sequence MSGRPKPRRGARTLTGHSEEAGGSANPHIPLAEDGSPEASRLTQSWKIVISAVSILTLLLIGLGNHMWLQETEFPHKSRQFYALIAEYGSRLYNYQARLRMPKEQLELLKKESQTLENNFREILFLIEQIDVLKALLRDTQDGLHSHSWNVDGDWDQEPPEATDEEMSNLVNYVLKKLREDQVQMADYALKSAGASVIEAGTSESYKNNKAKLYWHRIGFLTYEMPPDIILQPDVHPGKCWAFPGSQGHVLIKLAGRIMPTAITMEHISEKVSPSGNISSAPKEFSVHGISKQCDGEEIFLGQFIYDKTGSTVQTFELQRNVSESLLCVKLKILSNWGHPKYTCLYRFRVHGTPGE